From Chryseobacterium sp. H1D6B, a single genomic window includes:
- a CDS encoding helix-turn-helix transcriptional regulator: protein MSLNERISKVIEYSNLSPSEFADEIDVQRSSISHITSGRNKPSLEFIIKIKSRFPEILWDWLVNGDGEMLKSDELEINKAEDDDEKIKPTSPPDLFTLIGDDDFGAEESQESYQKSEPRESNIPHQRPIQEKINDSQRLERSNEEIISQAIGNQTNKIKRIVLFYENGKFESFEP from the coding sequence ATGAGTTTAAATGAGAGAATTTCAAAAGTTATAGAGTATTCTAATCTGAGTCCATCTGAATTTGCAGATGAGATAGATGTACAGCGTTCTTCTATATCGCACATCACCTCTGGAAGGAATAAACCTTCTTTAGAGTTTATCATAAAAATAAAATCACGCTTCCCTGAGATCCTTTGGGACTGGCTTGTAAACGGTGATGGTGAAATGCTAAAATCTGATGAGCTGGAAATAAATAAGGCGGAAGACGATGACGAAAAAATAAAACCTACTTCTCCACCCGATTTGTTTACTCTGATTGGTGATGATGATTTTGGGGCAGAAGAAAGTCAGGAAAGCTATCAAAAATCGGAGCCCCGAGAATCTAATATTCCTCATCAACGGCCAATTCAGGAAAAAATAAACGATTCTCAGCGATTAGAAAGATCGAATGAAGAAATAATAAGCCAAGCTATTGGAAATCAGACTAATAAAATAAAAAGGATTGTTTTGTTTTATGAAAACGGAAAATTTGAAAGTTTTGAGCCATAA
- a CDS encoding proline dehydrogenase family protein, whose amino-acid sequence MPIFNDTKVAFADKSNAQLRKAYWMFKMIEQPALTSVGTSILNFTVHNNFPFVTGIVKNTLFEQFCGGETREESMKAVKQLFKRGVGSIFDYSIEGKEDEETFDAVCKEIKDIIRFSVGNPAIPFIVFKPTAFGRIDLYEAVGKNAELTTSQKEEWVRVVKRFDEVCKLCHENDKKVMVDAEETWMQDAADQLCEEMMEKYNQEKPIVWNTIQMYRTGRLEYMESHLQRAREKNYCIGYKIVRGAYMEKERARAAQKGYADPIQPNKDATDKNYNAGIDFVMGHLDKVSAFFGTHNEISSELVMDKMKAKSLENGNPHVYFGQLYGMSDNITFYLSDKGYNAAKYLPYGPVKDVVPYLTRRARENTSVAGQTGRELGLIQKELERRKK is encoded by the coding sequence ATGCCCATTTTTAACGATACTAAAGTTGCATTTGCAGATAAGTCTAATGCTCAATTAAGAAAAGCATACTGGATGTTCAAGATGATTGAACAGCCTGCTTTAACAAGTGTTGGAACTTCTATTCTTAATTTTACGGTTCATAATAATTTCCCTTTCGTTACCGGAATTGTGAAAAATACATTATTTGAACAGTTCTGTGGCGGCGAAACCCGTGAGGAAAGTATGAAAGCGGTAAAACAGCTTTTCAAAAGAGGAGTTGGAAGTATCTTCGATTATTCTATTGAAGGTAAAGAAGATGAGGAAACCTTTGATGCCGTATGCAAAGAAATTAAAGACATCATTAGGTTTTCTGTAGGTAATCCTGCGATTCCTTTTATTGTTTTTAAACCTACTGCTTTTGGCAGAATTGATCTGTATGAAGCTGTTGGAAAGAATGCAGAACTTACTACAAGCCAAAAAGAAGAATGGGTAAGAGTCGTAAAAAGATTCGATGAAGTATGTAAACTCTGCCATGAAAATGATAAAAAAGTAATGGTAGATGCAGAAGAAACCTGGATGCAGGATGCTGCTGATCAGTTGTGTGAAGAGATGATGGAGAAGTATAACCAGGAAAAACCTATCGTTTGGAATACGATCCAGATGTACAGAACGGGAAGACTGGAATATATGGAAAGCCATCTGCAGAGAGCCAGAGAAAAAAATTACTGTATCGGTTATAAAATTGTGCGCGGTGCCTACATGGAAAAAGAAAGAGCCAGAGCGGCACAGAAAGGATATGCAGATCCTATCCAGCCGAATAAGGATGCAACGGATAAAAATTATAATGCAGGAATTGATTTTGTAATGGGCCATCTGGATAAAGTCTCAGCTTTCTTCGGAACACATAATGAGATCTCTTCTGAGCTGGTAATGGATAAAATGAAAGCAAAGTCTCTGGAAAACGGAAACCCTCACGTTTATTTTGGACAGCTTTATGGGATGAGTGATAACATCACCTTTTATCTTTCTGATAAGGGCTATAATGCAGCTAAATACCTTCCATACGGACCCGTGAAAGATGTTGTCCCATATCTTACCAGAAGAGCCCGTGAAAACACTTCTGTGGCAGGACAGACCGGAAGAGAACTTGGATTGATTCAAAAAGAATTAGAGAGAAGAAAAAAGTAA
- a CDS encoding UbiA family prenyltransferase: protein MNSEKENFQQKNYVSKSLFYRFSQFVGFLLGARFSVAILLTFALYVSTFFLFNQEESLRNFVFDFKVHGIIFCTVLSILAGGIINQFYDLEKDYVMKPFRTRLQSFIKQKYFLYAYLVLSAVSLGTAWMISHRVFAYFIVYQFFMWFYSHKLSRILILNNLTFVSLTLYPFFGMMVYYETFSKKLLLMAVFLFLILLCIDIVKDTLTKSVDKAFGYTTIPNFYGSKKSKIIIISLLVVIMLVSMKLIARTGISGFMAYYFSGGLLVMISCIYLLLNYTRRSKFITLNILRLWVFVGIIAMLLNGIEGKL, encoded by the coding sequence ATGAATTCTGAAAAAGAAAATTTCCAACAGAAAAATTACGTTTCTAAATCTCTATTTTACAGATTTTCACAGTTTGTCGGCTTCCTGCTGGGAGCTAGGTTTTCTGTAGCCATTTTACTCACTTTTGCATTATATGTATCCACATTTTTCTTATTTAACCAAGAAGAAAGCTTAAGAAATTTTGTTTTTGATTTTAAAGTTCACGGGATTATTTTCTGTACCGTTTTAAGTATTTTGGCTGGCGGAATTATTAATCAGTTCTATGATCTGGAAAAAGATTACGTCATGAAACCTTTTAGAACAAGGCTTCAAAGTTTCATCAAACAGAAATATTTTCTTTATGCCTATCTCGTCCTCAGTGCTGTTTCTTTGGGAACTGCCTGGATGATTTCACATCGGGTTTTCGCTTATTTCATTGTTTATCAGTTTTTCATGTGGTTTTACAGCCATAAACTGAGCCGTATTCTAATTTTAAATAATCTTACGTTTGTAAGTCTCACATTATATCCTTTTTTCGGAATGATGGTCTATTACGAAACCTTTTCGAAGAAACTTCTGCTCATGGCAGTATTTCTGTTTTTAATCCTTTTATGTATTGATATTGTAAAAGATACCCTTACCAAAAGTGTTGATAAAGCATTTGGATATACTACCATTCCTAATTTTTACGGCAGTAAGAAAAGTAAGATCATTATTATTTCGCTGCTTGTTGTAATAATGCTGGTTTCTATGAAACTTATTGCAAGAACTGGAATTTCCGGTTTTATGGCCTATTATTTTTCAGGAGGTTTATTGGTGATGATCTCTTGTATTTATCTGTTGCTAAACTACACCAGAAGGAGTAAATTCATCACGTTAAATATCTTAAGACTTTGGGTCTTTGTCGGAATTATCGCGATGCTCCTGAATGGAATTGAAGGTAAATTATAG
- a CDS encoding mevalonate kinase — translation MTNPLFYAKIILFGEYGMIEDSQGLVVPYSFYKGTLKFSAAGSDSEFEKKSNDHLQKYSDYLINLDLSDDFKLDIKRFKNDIAKGLFFDSNIPQGYGVGSSGALVAAVFEKYSVKKLNPENISKDNLKNLKAVFGEMESYFHGKSSGMDPLICYMNLPILIENKENLDKVSIPEGEAGKGAIFLIDSGITGETGPMIQIFFEKMKTEGFRKTLKEEFIRYNNACIDSFLKKDMNPFFRNLKKLSNWAYEHFRPMIPESIFNIWKKGLDSNAYYLKLCGSGGGGYILGFTKDYEKAEKMLEGFHKEVIYRF, via the coding sequence ATGACGAACCCTCTATTTTACGCAAAAATAATTCTGTTTGGAGAATATGGAATGATTGAAGATTCCCAAGGTCTTGTGGTACCTTATAGTTTTTATAAAGGAACTTTAAAGTTTTCAGCTGCAGGCTCTGACTCGGAATTTGAAAAAAAATCAAACGATCACTTACAAAAATATTCAGATTATCTTATCAATCTTGATCTTTCTGATGATTTCAAATTAGATATTAAAAGATTCAAAAATGATATAGCAAAAGGACTTTTCTTTGACTCTAATATTCCACAGGGATATGGAGTAGGAAGTTCCGGGGCTTTAGTGGCCGCTGTTTTTGAAAAATATTCGGTAAAAAAACTGAATCCTGAAAATATTTCAAAGGATAATTTAAAAAATTTAAAGGCTGTTTTTGGAGAAATGGAAAGCTATTTCCACGGGAAAAGTTCAGGAATGGATCCTCTGATCTGTTACATGAATCTTCCTATTCTTATAGAAAATAAAGAAAATTTAGATAAAGTATCTATCCCCGAAGGTGAAGCCGGAAAAGGAGCTATTTTCCTTATTGACTCCGGAATAACAGGAGAGACAGGCCCTATGATCCAGATTTTCTTTGAAAAAATGAAAACTGAAGGTTTCCGTAAAACATTGAAAGAAGAGTTTATCCGTTACAATAACGCCTGTATAGATTCTTTCTTAAAAAAAGATATGAACCCTTTCTTCCGTAATTTAAAAAAACTTTCCAATTGGGCATATGAACATTTTAGACCTATGATCCCTGAAAGTATTTTCAATATCTGGAAAAAAGGCCTTGATTCAAATGCTTATTATCTAAAACTTTGCGGAAGCGGTGGCGGAGGCTATATTTTAGGCTTTACTAAAGATTACGAAAAAGCTGAAAAAATGCTGGAAGGTTTTCATAAAGAAGTCATTTATAGATTTTAA
- a CDS encoding MFS transporter, with amino-acid sequence MSETGNQKPQNIKNNPKIMKAWAVYDWANSVYSLVITSTIFPIYYSILTTKYEKKEYVEATKTWIDVPVRHMIKVFGREYQPDAVYGYSLTISFLIVVLLSPFLSSLADTIGNKKSFLQFFCYLGATSCMGLAMFTGMHNVFLGLLFSITASVGFWGSLVFYNSFLPDIATRDKQDALSAKGYVYGYIGSVVLVVLCLVLIQVFAKGAAQQLLFTRISFLLTGAWWFGFSQYTFKHLPQFGNVKDKLPKDLVLLNYKNIFKKHEEQGGFFEVFKDNISFYKDIAKESFRELFKVGGELFKDKNLKFFLSSFFFYSVGMQTIFLMATLFGKSEINLAQDKLIGTLLVIQIEAIIGAVIFSRLSRKIGNKNVISIAIILWIVACLWAYFLNKENPTVEYQFYGVAAVVGLVMGGLQAMSRSTYSKLLPEDSMENTTFFSFYDVLEKIAIIIGTFIFATLIEHFNNMRIAALSMTLFFAAGLVLIRFLKVKTMKDRDTL; translated from the coding sequence ATGTCTGAAACTGGGAATCAAAAACCACAAAATATAAAGAATAATCCAAAGATCATGAAGGCCTGGGCAGTGTACGACTGGGCAAATTCTGTTTACTCTCTGGTAATAACGTCTACTATCTTTCCAATTTATTACTCTATACTTACCACTAAATATGAGAAAAAGGAATATGTAGAAGCAACGAAAACATGGATCGATGTTCCGGTAAGACATATGATAAAAGTGTTCGGAAGAGAATACCAGCCGGATGCAGTATATGGATATTCATTAACGATATCTTTTCTTATCGTGGTACTGCTTTCTCCATTTTTATCTTCTCTAGCAGATACAATCGGAAATAAAAAATCTTTTTTACAGTTTTTCTGTTACTTAGGAGCTACATCTTGTATGGGATTAGCGATGTTTACGGGGATGCACAATGTATTTCTTGGACTTCTTTTCAGCATAACAGCCAGTGTAGGATTCTGGGGTAGTTTAGTCTTCTATAACTCCTTTCTGCCAGATATAGCAACCCGCGACAAACAGGATGCACTTTCGGCTAAAGGATATGTATATGGATATATAGGCTCTGTAGTTTTAGTAGTTCTTTGTTTAGTGCTGATTCAGGTTTTTGCTAAAGGGGCTGCCCAGCAGTTGTTATTTACAAGAATCAGTTTCTTGTTAACGGGAGCTTGGTGGTTTGGTTTCTCACAGTATACTTTCAAACACCTTCCTCAGTTCGGAAATGTAAAAGATAAACTTCCTAAAGATCTTGTTTTATTGAACTATAAAAATATCTTCAAAAAACATGAAGAGCAGGGAGGTTTTTTTGAGGTTTTTAAAGACAATATCAGTTTTTATAAAGATATCGCTAAGGAAAGTTTCCGTGAACTGTTTAAAGTAGGAGGTGAACTTTTTAAAGATAAAAACTTAAAGTTCTTCCTGTCAAGTTTCTTTTTCTACAGTGTAGGAATGCAGACGATCTTCTTGATGGCAACATTATTCGGGAAAAGTGAAATAAATCTGGCACAGGATAAACTTATCGGAACTCTTTTGGTGATTCAGATTGAAGCTATTATCGGAGCTGTTATATTTTCCAGATTATCTAGAAAAATTGGAAATAAGAATGTGATCTCTATTGCCATTATATTATGGATTGTGGCTTGTCTTTGGGCTTACTTCTTGAATAAAGAAAACCCGACTGTAGAATATCAGTTTTACGGAGTAGCAGCTGTTGTAGGTTTAGTAATGGGAGGTCTTCAGGCGATGTCCAGATCTACTTATTCTAAACTTTTACCGGAAGATTCTATGGAAAATACTACATTTTTCAGCTTCTATGACGTACTGGAAAAAATAGCAATTATTATAGGAACGTTTATTTTCGCAACATTAATTGAGCATTTCAATAATATGCGTATTGCAGCACTTTCTATGACGCTGTTCTTCGCTGCAGGACTGGTATTGATCCGTTTCTTGAAAGTAAAGACAATGAAAGACAGAGATACTTTGTAA
- a CDS encoding acetyl-CoA C-acyltransferase: MKEVFIVSAVRTPIGSFMGSLSTVPATKLGSAAVKGALSKIGLDPKNVQEIYMGNVLQAGEGQAPARQVALGAGLSIETPSTTVNKVCASGMKAVTMAAQAIKAGDAEVIVAGGMENMSMVPHYYNARVASKLGDVKMQDGMVLDGLTDVYNKVHMGVCAEKCAVDYNITREDQDNFAITSYKRSAAAWSEGKFKEEVVSVEIPQRKGEPVIFAEDEEYKAVNFDRLPTLPTVFKKEEGTVTAANASTLNDGASALILVSKEKMEELGLKPLAKIVSYADAAQEPENFTTAPAKALPIALKKAGLQLSDIDFFEFNEAFSVVGLANNKILGLDAAKVNVNGGAVALGHPLGSSGSRIIVTLINVLKQNNAKYGAAAICNGGGGASAIVIENM, encoded by the coding sequence ATGAAAGAAGTATTCATCGTTTCTGCAGTAAGAACTCCGATTGGAAGTTTTATGGGAAGTTTATCAACTGTTCCGGCTACGAAACTGGGATCTGCAGCTGTAAAAGGTGCATTAAGTAAAATTGGTTTAGACCCAAAAAACGTTCAGGAGATCTACATGGGGAACGTATTACAGGCAGGAGAAGGTCAGGCTCCGGCTCGTCAGGTTGCATTAGGAGCCGGACTTTCTATTGAAACACCGTCTACTACTGTGAATAAAGTTTGTGCTTCAGGAATGAAAGCTGTAACAATGGCTGCACAGGCTATTAAAGCTGGTGATGCTGAGGTAATTGTAGCTGGGGGAATGGAAAATATGTCTATGGTTCCTCACTACTACAATGCAAGAGTTGCTTCAAAATTAGGCGACGTAAAAATGCAGGACGGAATGGTTTTAGACGGTCTTACAGACGTTTACAACAAAGTTCATATGGGAGTTTGTGCAGAAAAATGCGCAGTAGACTATAATATTACAAGAGAAGACCAGGATAATTTTGCTATAACTTCTTACAAAAGATCTGCCGCAGCTTGGAGCGAAGGGAAATTCAAGGAAGAAGTAGTTTCTGTTGAGATTCCTCAAAGAAAAGGAGAGCCTGTAATTTTTGCTGAAGACGAAGAATACAAAGCAGTAAATTTTGACAGACTTCCAACACTTCCAACAGTATTTAAAAAAGAAGAAGGAACAGTAACAGCAGCGAATGCATCTACTTTAAATGACGGAGCTTCTGCTTTGATCCTTGTTTCTAAAGAGAAAATGGAAGAATTAGGTCTTAAGCCTCTAGCAAAAATCGTTTCTTACGCTGATGCTGCTCAGGAACCTGAAAACTTCACGACTGCTCCGGCTAAAGCTTTACCTATCGCCCTTAAAAAAGCTGGTTTACAACTTTCTGATATCGATTTCTTCGAATTTAATGAAGCGTTCTCTGTAGTGGGTCTTGCTAATAATAAAATCTTAGGTTTAGATGCTGCTAAAGTAAATGTAAACGGTGGTGCAGTAGCTTTAGGACACCCGCTGGGAAGTTCTGGATCAAGAATCATTGTTACTTTGATCAATGTTCTAAAACAAAACAATGCAAAATATGGTGCGGCCGCGATCTGTAATGGAGGCGGAGGTGCTTCAGCAATTGTTATTGAAAATATGTAA
- a CDS encoding sigma-70 family RNA polymerase sigma factor, whose amino-acid sequence MSNLEENFILAKKQDRRAQKALYEMFSGKMLAVANSYTNNFHDAEDILLHAFLKCFTKIEECRDWKSFPFWLRKIIVNDSISFIRKNKNILYADVEIADDFSDEEFEEKLEEIDLEEIFSKMPAGYRLIFNLYVFEEKKHQEIADILNISEGTSKSQLSKGKKWVADFLRTNRKEKQNAE is encoded by the coding sequence ATGAGTAATTTAGAGGAGAATTTTATACTGGCTAAAAAACAAGACCGAAGGGCACAAAAAGCCCTTTACGAAATGTTTTCAGGTAAAATGCTTGCTGTTGCAAACTCTTATACTAATAATTTTCATGATGCAGAAGATATTTTACTCCATGCCTTTCTAAAATGTTTTACCAAAATCGAAGAATGCAGAGACTGGAAAAGTTTTCCTTTCTGGCTGAGAAAAATTATCGTTAATGATTCTATAAGCTTTATAAGGAAGAATAAAAATATTCTTTATGCAGATGTAGAAATAGCAGATGACTTTTCAGATGAAGAGTTTGAAGAAAAGCTGGAAGAGATCGATCTGGAAGAAATTTTCTCAAAAATGCCGGCTGGATACCGATTGATTTTTAATCTCTATGTTTTTGAAGAGAAAAAACATCAGGAAATAGCAGACATCCTTAATATTTCTGAAGGAACAAGTAAAAGCCAACTGAGTAAAGGTAAAAAATGGGTGGCAGATTTTTTAAGAACAAATAGAAAAGAAAAACAAAATGCTGAATAA
- a CDS encoding nucleoside permease, translating to MSLKLRLTILSFLQFFVWGAWLITMANFWFGTKHWDGTQFGAVFGTMGIASIFMPTITGIIADRWVNAERIFSVLQILYGVVLFILPHTGDPNSFFLVMLVAMCFYMPTIALANSISYTILKNSDLDVVKDFPPIRVWGTIGFIVAMWITNLTGNKATEGQFYIGGAVAILLGIYALTLPKCPPQKLIDKGAPLSEQFGLDAFKLFGNYKMALFFLFSMLLGAALQLTNAYGDVFLSEFAHFPKYADSFVVQRSTIIMSISQVSETLFILAIPFFLKKFGIKKVMLMSMFAWVLRFGFFAYGVPDGYGLGLIVLSCIVYGMAFDFFNISGSLFVETTTDKKIRSSAQGLFMMMTNGFGAVFGSYIAGWAIDKFFTHKFTDASALSAYLETTPDNPTFLEILKNSFNAVINADGTLSTAVMVKDWHNIWLSFAAYALVLAVLFGILFKHKHNPEEISTVKH from the coding sequence ATGAGTTTAAAATTACGACTTACCATCCTCAGTTTTCTCCAGTTTTTTGTCTGGGGAGCCTGGCTGATTACGATGGCTAATTTTTGGTTCGGGACAAAACATTGGGATGGAACCCAGTTTGGAGCCGTTTTCGGAACAATGGGAATCGCTTCTATTTTTATGCCGACCATTACAGGGATTATTGCTGACAGATGGGTGAATGCTGAACGAATTTTTTCAGTACTGCAGATTCTTTATGGAGTAGTACTTTTTATTTTACCCCATACAGGAGATCCTAATTCATTCTTTTTAGTAATGCTTGTGGCCATGTGTTTTTACATGCCTACCATTGCTCTTGCTAACTCTATTTCTTATACAATACTTAAAAATAGTGATCTGGATGTAGTGAAAGACTTTCCTCCGATCCGTGTTTGGGGAACCATTGGATTTATTGTGGCCATGTGGATCACGAATCTTACAGGAAATAAAGCAACAGAAGGCCAGTTTTACATAGGCGGAGCTGTTGCAATTTTGCTGGGAATCTACGCATTGACTTTACCGAAATGTCCGCCGCAAAAATTAATCGACAAAGGCGCCCCTCTTTCAGAACAATTTGGGCTGGATGCCTTTAAGCTTTTCGGAAACTATAAAATGGCATTGTTCTTTTTGTTTTCAATGCTTTTAGGAGCCGCATTGCAGCTTACCAATGCGTACGGAGATGTTTTCTTAAGTGAATTTGCTCACTTTCCAAAATATGCAGACTCTTTTGTAGTACAGAGATCTACGATTATTATGTCGATCTCTCAGGTTTCTGAGACTTTATTTATCCTTGCAATTCCTTTCTTTTTGAAAAAATTCGGAATAAAAAAAGTAATGTTGATGTCCATGTTTGCATGGGTTCTCAGATTCGGATTCTTTGCATATGGTGTTCCTGATGGATATGGTTTAGGTCTTATCGTACTTTCATGTATCGTTTACGGGATGGCTTTCGACTTCTTCAATATTTCAGGTTCTCTTTTTGTGGAAACGACAACAGATAAAAAGATCCGTTCTTCTGCACAGGGGCTGTTCATGATGATGACAAATGGTTTTGGAGCTGTTTTTGGAAGTTATATCGCTGGATGGGCTATTGATAAATTTTTTACCCACAAGTTTACAGACGCATCAGCTTTATCAGCCTATCTGGAAACAACGCCTGATAATCCTACATTTTTAGAAATTCTTAAAAATAGTTTCAATGCAGTGATCAATGCAGACGGAACCTTATCCACCGCAGTAATGGTGAAAGACTGGCATAATATCTGGCTTTCTTTTGCAGCCTATGCTTTGGTACTCGCTGTTCTTTTTGGAATTTTATTTAAACATAAGCATAATCCTGAAGAGATTTCTACAGTAAAACATTAA
- a CDS encoding bifunctional nuclease family protein, with protein MDYKQLIIRGISYSQTQSGAYALLLEHEESHIKLPVVIGNFEAQSISLGLEKDIHPPRPLTHDLFTKFIVSANFELVSVIIYQIVDGVFFSNINFKNKETQEELILDARTSDAVAMAVRFDAPIFTTQQVLNEAGILLELEDIAKEDEVFSETVEAEDNLKSLSMDELQKLLDEAVKEEDFDTALEIQEEIKRRKKKID; from the coding sequence ATGGATTATAAACAGTTAATTATTCGCGGAATATCGTACAGCCAGACCCAATCAGGGGCGTACGCATTGTTATTGGAGCATGAAGAATCACACATAAAGTTACCTGTTGTCATAGGGAATTTCGAGGCACAATCCATTTCTCTTGGTCTGGAGAAAGATATACATCCACCCCGTCCTCTTACTCATGATTTATTCACAAAATTTATAGTTTCTGCTAATTTTGAATTAGTATCAGTAATTATTTATCAAATAGTAGACGGTGTTTTCTTTTCAAATATTAATTTCAAAAATAAAGAGACTCAAGAAGAGCTGATCTTAGATGCAAGAACCTCTGATGCCGTTGCAATGGCTGTGAGATTTGATGCTCCTATTTTTACGACACAGCAGGTCTTAAATGAAGCGGGAATTCTGCTGGAACTGGAAGATATTGCTAAAGAAGATGAAGTTTTTTCAGAAACAGTAGAAGCAGAAGACAATTTGAAATCTTTATCAATGGATGAACTGCAGAAGTTATTGGATGAAGCCGTAAAAGAAGAAGATTTTGATACTGCCCTGGAAATTCAGGAGGAGATCAAGAGAAGGAAAAAGAAAATTGATTAA
- a CDS encoding electron transfer flavoprotein subunit alpha/FixB family protein, protein MAVFVYAENINGVYKKAAFEAVSYAKAVADQAGDTVTAISVNPTDSSDLLYKYGASNVINIKDDGLKNFSAKAFAQAVNEVADGNTIVFPHTTDASSVAPMLAVMKNYSLITNVLEAPESLSPFQVKRRAFSGKGFMHAKAEGNGVIITVSQNAFGVKENAVSGSEEVKNLSVANEDTKVISHEQSSGKLDLKEAEIVVSAGRGLKGPENWGMIEELANVLGAATACSKPVSDIGWRPHTEHVGQTGKAISPNLYIAVGISGAIQHLAGVNSSKTIVVVNSDPEAPFFKSADYGVVGDAFQIIPALTEKIKALKG, encoded by the coding sequence ATGGCAGTATTCGTATACGCAGAAAATATAAATGGAGTTTACAAAAAAGCGGCTTTCGAAGCGGTTTCTTATGCTAAAGCGGTTGCAGACCAGGCAGGAGATACCGTTACAGCAATTTCTGTAAACCCTACAGATTCTTCAGATTTATTATACAAATATGGAGCATCAAACGTAATCAACATTAAAGACGATGGTCTTAAAAATTTCTCAGCAAAAGCATTTGCACAAGCTGTAAATGAAGTGGCTGATGGAAATACTATAGTTTTTCCTCACACTACAGATGCTTCTTCAGTGGCACCAATGTTGGCTGTAATGAAGAATTATTCTTTAATTACTAATGTTTTGGAGGCTCCAGAAAGTCTATCTCCGTTCCAGGTGAAAAGAAGAGCTTTCTCTGGAAAAGGATTTATGCATGCAAAAGCTGAAGGAAACGGAGTGATCATCACTGTTTCTCAAAATGCTTTCGGTGTTAAAGAAAACGCAGTATCAGGTTCAGAAGAAGTGAAAAACTTATCTGTAGCGAATGAAGATACTAAAGTGATTTCTCACGAACAGAGTTCTGGGAAATTAGATCTTAAAGAAGCTGAAATCGTAGTTTCTGCCGGTAGAGGATTAAAAGGTCCTGAAAACTGGGGAATGATTGAAGAGTTAGCAAATGTTTTAGGAGCTGCTACAGCTTGTTCTAAGCCGGTTTCAGATATTGGATGGAGACCTCACACAGAGCACGTAGGACAGACAGGAAAAGCAATTTCTCCAAACCTTTACATTGCGGTTGGTATCTCAGGAGCGATTCAGCATTTAGCAGGGGTAAACTCTTCTAAAACTATTGTTGTTGTAAACAGTGATCCAGAAGCACCATTCTTTAAATCTGCAGATTATGGAGTAGTAGGGGATGCATTCCAGATTATTCCTGCATTGACAGAGAAGATTAAAGCATTAAAAGGATAA
- a CDS encoding electron transfer flavoprotein subunit beta/FixA family protein, with the protein MKILVCISSVPDTTSKINFTADKSAFDKNGIQWVINPLDEFALTKAIKLQESQGAVVTVINVGDAATEPVIRKALAIGANDAVRVNLDPKDSYSTAKEIAAVAQNGGYDLILCGKESIDYNGGSVPGMVAQLLNQPFVNASVGLDVNGSEATAVREIEGGKETISVKLPAVIAGQKGLVDEKDLIIPNMRGIMSARTKPLQVVEAVSSEVKVQGVSYDSVPPRAAVKIVSADNLDELVRLLHEEAKVI; encoded by the coding sequence ATGAAAATATTAGTTTGTATTAGTAGTGTTCCGGATACTACTTCCAAAATTAACTTTACAGCGGATAAATCTGCTTTCGACAAAAACGGAATCCAGTGGGTGATCAATCCTTTAGATGAATTTGCCTTAACAAAAGCAATCAAATTACAAGAATCTCAAGGAGCTGTTGTAACTGTAATTAATGTAGGAGATGCCGCTACAGAACCAGTGATCAGAAAAGCGTTGGCAATTGGTGCAAATGATGCAGTAAGAGTAAATCTTGATCCAAAAGACAGCTACTCTACAGCAAAAGAAATTGCTGCTGTTGCTCAAAATGGAGGCTACGATCTTATCCTTTGCGGTAAAGAATCTATCGATTATAACGGTGGCTCTGTTCCCGGGATGGTTGCTCAATTATTGAACCAGCCTTTCGTTAATGCATCTGTTGGATTAGACGTAAACGGAAGCGAAGCTACTGCTGTAAGAGAAATTGAAGGCGGTAAAGAAACTATTTCTGTAAAACTTCCTGCTGTAATTGCGGGGCAGAAGGGATTAGTAGATGAAAAAGATTTGATTATTCCAAACATGAGAGGGATAATGTCTGCAAGAACAAAACCTTTGCAGGTGGTAGAAGCTGTTTCTTCAGAAGTGAAAGTACAGGGAGTTTCTTATGACAGTGTTCCGCCGAGAGCTGCAGTGAAAATTGTTTCTGCGGATAACTTGGACGAATTGGTGAGATTACTTCACGAAGAGGCTAAAGTAATATAA